A genomic window from Bos javanicus breed banteng chromosome 13, ARS-OSU_banteng_1.0, whole genome shotgun sequence includes:
- the NXT1 gene encoding NTF2-related export protein 1, with protein MASVDFKTYVDQACRAAEEFVNVYYSTMDKRRRLLSRLYMGTATLVWNGNAVSGQESLSEFFEMLPSSEFQINVVDCQPVHDEATPSQTTVLVVICGTVKFEGNKQRDFNQNFILTAQASPSNTVWKIASDCFRFQDWAC; from the coding sequence ATGGCTTCCGTGGACTTCAAGACCTATGTGGACCAGGCGTGCCGCGCAGCTGAGGAGTTCGTGAATGTGTACTACAGCACCATGGACAAGCGGCGGCGGCTGCTGTCCCGCCTGTACATGGGCACAGCCACCCTAGTGTGGAACGGCAACGCCGTCTCCGGGCAAGAGTCCCTGAGTGAGTTTTTTGAGATGCTGCCTTCCAGCGAGTTCCAGATCAACGTGGTAGACTGCCAGCCTGTCCATGACGAAGCCACCCCGAGCCAGACCACAGTCCTTGTGGTGATCTGTGGGACAGTGAAGTTTGAGGGCAACAAACAGCGGGACTTCAACCAGAACTTCATCCTGACGGCCCAGGCCTCACCCAGCAACACAGTGTGGAAGATCGCCAGCGACTGCTTCCGGTTCCAGGACTGGGCCTGCTAG
- the GZF1 gene encoding GDNF-inducible zinc finger protein 1 produces MESGAVLLESKSSPINLLHEMHQLRLLGHLCDVTVSVEYQGVREEFMAHKAVLAATSKFFKEVFLNEKTVDGARTNVYLDEVQVADFASFLEFVYTAKVQVEEDRVQRMLEMAEKLKCLDLSETCFQLKKQMLESVLLELQNFSESQEAEGSSGAQVTAAVAPEAWAGMAPDGPLANGVASSLDPPAERIGNGLLPDLPPRKSREKPDKRKEVAKPPYPKLRRASGRLAGRKVFVEIPKKKYTRRLREQQKSVQQDMGGCGGPREPSPEALENEKEAVTKDEEDSGAGAGVEAAPPKVGRGEEGDEEEEEGEEGPGRRRSNFQCTRCEKAFLYEKSFLKHVRLHHGVATEVVHRCDTCGQTFANRCNLKGHQRHVHSSERHFPCELCGKKFKRKKDVKRHVVQVHEGGGERHQCQQCGKGLSSKTALRLHERTHTGHKPYGCSECPATFSQPSALKTHLRIHTGEKPFVCDECGARFTQNHMLIYHKRCHTGERPFMCETCGKSFASKEYLKHHNRIHTGSKPFKCEVCFRTFAQRNSLYQHIKVHTGERPYCCDQCGKQFTQLNALQRHHRIHTGEKPFMCNACGRAFTDKSTLRRHTSIHDKTTPWKSFLVIVDGSPKNGDGHKTEQPDDEYAPSKLSDKLLSFAENGHFHNLATVQGSMPAMHEDSPADPACKSDGPVGSQDTLLATAISELSELTPQTEPGPHSSAL; encoded by the exons ATGGAGAGTGGTGCGGTCCTGCTGGAATCCAAGTCCTCCCCAATCAACCTCCTGCATGAGATGCACCAGCTCCGCCTGCTGGGTCACCTGTGTGACGTGACCGTCAGCGTGGAATACCAGGGCGTCCGGGAGGAATTCATGGCCCACAAGGCAGTGCTGGCAGCCACCAGcaagttttttaaggaagtgTTCCTTAACGAGAAGACTGTGGATGGTGCCAGGACTAACGTCTACTTAGACGAAGTGCAGGTAGCCGACTTCGCTTCCTTTCTTGAGTTTGTCTACACCGCCAAGGTACAGGTTGAGGAAGACCGGGTACAGCGCATGCTGGAAATGGCAGAAAAGCTGAAGTGTTTGGACTTATCCGAAACTTGTTTTCAGCTGAAGAAGCAGATGTTAGAGTCGGTACTTTTGGAGTTGCAGAATTTCTCAGAGTCTCAGGAGGCAGAAGGGAGCAGCGGCGCCCAGGTTACGGCTGCTGTCGCCCCTGAGGCCTGGGCAGGGATGGCCCCTGATGGCCCTCTGGCCAATGGGGTTGCCAGTTCTTTGGATCCCCCAGCAGAGAGAATCGGCAATGGCCTATTGCCAGATCTGCCCCCGAGGAAGTCCAGGGAGAAGCCAGACAAGAGGAAAGAGGTGGCTAAGCCCCCCTACCCCAAGCTCAGAAGGGCTAGTGGGCGGCTGGCCGGGAGGAAGGTGTTCGTGGAAATCCCTAAAAAGAAGTACACGCGCCGACTCCGGGAGCAGCAGAAGAGTGTTCAGCAGGACATGGGGGGCTGCGGGGGCCCCCGGGAGCCCAGCCCAGAAGCCCTGGAAAACGAGAAAGAAGCAGTCACGAAGGACGAGGAGGACagcggggctggggcaggggtagAGGCCGCGCCGCCCAAAGTGGGACGAGGTGAGGAGggggacgaggaggaggaggagggagaggagggcccGGGTCGGCGGAGGAGCAACTTCCAGTGCACGCGCTGCGAGAAGGCCTTCCTGTACGAGAAGAGCTTCCTGAAGCACGTGCGGCTCCACCACGGCGTGGCCACCGAGGTGGTGCACCGCTGCGACACCTGCGGCCAGACCTTTGCCAACCGCTGCAACCTGAAGGGCCACCAGCGGCACGTGCACAGCAGCGAGCGCCACTTCCCGTGCGAGCTGTGCGGCAAGAAGTTCAAGAGGAAGAAGGACGTGAAGCGGCACGTGGTGCAGGTGCACGAGGGCGGCGGAGAGCGGCACCAGTGCCAGCAGTGCGGCAAGGGCCTGAGCTCCAAGACGGCGCTGCGGCTGCACGAGCGCACGCACACCGGCCACAAGCCCTACGGCTGCTCCGAGTGCCCGGCCACCTTCTCGCAGCCCTCAGCCCTCAAGACCCACCTGAG AATTCACACAGGGGAAAAACCTTTTGTCTGTGATGAATGTGGTGCAAGATTCACTCAGAACCACATGCTGATTTATCATAAAAGGTGTCACACAG GTGAGAGGCCTTTCATGTGTGAAACGTGTGGCAAGagttttgcttccaaggagtatttAAAACATCACAATAGGATCCATACTGGGTCCAAACCCTTTAAATGTGAAGTTTGTTTCAGGACTTTTGCTCAGCGGAATTCACTTTACCAGCATATCAAAGTCCACACAG GGGAGCGGCCATACTGCTGTGACCAGTGCGGCAAGCAGTTCACGCAGCTCAACGCCCTCCAGCGCCACCACCGGATCCACACAGGAGAGAAGCCGTTCATGTGCAACGCATGCGGGCGGGCGTTCACCGATAAGTCCACGTTGCGGCGGCACACTTCG ATCCATGACAAGACGACTCCGTGGAAGTCCTTCCTGGTCATCGTGGACGGCTCTCCGAAGAACGGCGACGGCCACAAGACTGAGCAGCCTGACGACGAGTACGCGCCGTCCAAACTTTCCGATAAATTGCTATCTTTTGCAGAAAATGGCCATTTTCACAACCTGGCCACCGTCCAGGGCAGCATGCCTGCCATGCATGAGGACAGCCCCGCAGACCCAGCCTGCAAGTCCGACGGCCCTGTGGGGTCCCAGGACACGCTGCTGGCCACTGCCATCAGTGAGCTTAGCGAGCTGACACCACAGACAGAGCCAGGCCCACATAGCTCCGCTCTCTGA